A window of Campylobacter concisus contains these coding sequences:
- a CDS encoding peptidoglycan-binding protein, whose protein sequence is MKLSSSLLSVGLGVLLLSGCATGNSNGVTGSAAGSNNNNANTKIEKCSSTLGTLAFYEDQNSDWYSYLTHNYKLTSTIPVLRLLAQQTGCFVIVERGAMMDNMMQERALDRSGELRSSSGFGKGKMVAADYTIRPEIFFSNEDTGGAGALVEALFGSVAGAIAGGFSTKETQTTLVLIENRSGVQLAAAIGSASSTDFFGMGGGAGASLGAGLGVYSRTPEGKTLVNAFLDSMNQLVIALKDYKAQNVKGGLGKGGSLKVGD, encoded by the coding sequence ATGAAGTTAAGTTCATCTTTACTAAGCGTGGGTCTTGGAGTTTTACTTTTAAGCGGTTGTGCAACTGGCAATAGCAACGGTGTAACTGGCAGTGCTGCTGGAAGCAATAACAATAATGCTAACACAAAAATAGAAAAATGTAGTAGCACCCTTGGAACACTTGCGTTTTATGAAGACCAAAATTCTGATTGGTATTCATATTTAACACACAACTACAAGCTCACATCAACTATTCCGGTTTTGCGTCTTCTTGCGCAACAAACTGGTTGTTTTGTTATAGTTGAACGTGGCGCTATGATGGATAATATGATGCAAGAGCGTGCACTTGATAGATCAGGCGAACTACGTAGCAGTTCTGGTTTTGGCAAAGGTAAAATGGTAGCAGCTGATTATACTATTCGCCCTGAAATTTTCTTTAGCAACGAAGATACAGGCGGAGCAGGTGCTCTTGTTGAAGCACTTTTTGGTAGTGTAGCAGGTGCTATAGCTGGTGGTTTTTCAACAAAAGAGACACAAACTACATTGGTTCTTATAGAAAATCGTTCAGGTGTTCAATTAGCGGCAGCTATTGGCTCAGCTTCTAGCACTGACTTCTTTGGCATGGGCGGCGGTGCTGGCGCTTCTCTTGGTGCTGGACTTGGCGTATATTCAAGAACACCTGAGGGAAAAACACTTGTAAATGCTTTCCTTGATTCAATGAATCAATTAGTTATTGCTCTAAAAGACTACAAAGCACAAAATGTAAAAGGCGGTCTTGGCAAAGGCGGAAGTCTAAAGGTAGGAGATTAA
- a CDS encoding gamma-glutamyl phosphate reductase, which translates to MKFLAILFCSLTFLLAMSYEKKVEARLCNLINQREMAKFYGDIRSIDSFDKKIESYKFRNGIEKFDEDSCRANGYYPVDPNYAPYPPNYRPYYRNEYERYDRFQRGYRGGYYNDDDYDDGFDRGYRRGYKDARRDYRLGR; encoded by the coding sequence ATGAAATTTTTAGCCATTTTATTTTGTTCATTGACTTTTTTGCTTGCTATGAGTTATGAAAAAAAAGTTGAAGCTAGACTTTGCAATCTTATAAATCAAAGAGAAATGGCTAAATTTTATGGCGACATAAGAAGCATTGATAGCTTTGACAAAAAAATAGAAAGCTACAAATTTCGCAACGGAATAGAAAAATTTGACGAGGATAGTTGCCGTGCAAATGGCTACTATCCTGTTGATCCAAACTATGCGCCATATCCGCCTAACTACCGCCCATACTATCGAAATGAGTACGAAAGATATGATAGATTTCAGCGTGGTTACCGCGGAGGCTACTATAACGATGACGACTATGATGATGGCTTCGATCGTGGTTATAGACGTGGTTATAAGGACGCTAGAAGAGACTATAGGCTAGGTAGATAA